The following coding sequences lie in one Fusarium poae strain DAOMC 252244 chromosome 1, whole genome shotgun sequence genomic window:
- a CDS encoding hypothetical protein (BUSCO:7112at5125) yields the protein MAGLFSRLKGKDGKSKKKGANDLEQQPTKPQWTDAWTRTYVEPEEVHELIRCCTDELKARGLDHPFLLLPYRPTSDPSAVRSFIRHFFESHASLRGEQLSQELRMTEPMVVSGVAKWCWSRLQGGIVGWDAYELFKVGEFDSNMARDSFKTFIPISVENGARQRIIFDFFDLLAAVAAHGKSNGLGGRKLSRMAAWWTFEQKDTKKGFEGGYEAWLRAADATSHMFFAFLRSLSPEQNVTGITMLPRSLQKLLQETEYPPQRPSLMMTTTYKVVMIVDTVSPTPFALLRRANHFQYRDEDRALREFSEFDDPVQALTDECRRVLKAIAGANQSQASSSKHSTSLRDASWSRFEDIGFSSTLDEDDDDDDSALAYKRQPPALRRTPASGNGLDRPTTPSWADFLSSGFVDENQGTRQNLLLPPDKVLPPLETQRQHSSQSHRPRLEHDHSLEPGELASIATLSLDDSFWWVWMASLAPEETAERKSAFGRCAVIETKISTGRWLVMEEMVAGAAPEPQEGAYIAEKKGFFSWTKRGKGLNRRKSTANKSVDNIGQGASKASIGPDTHARIQAKAAQLRAQEQQEKKLASQPLYQRRGRTDAELMAEKTNSVLTLQPTIIGEASSALKWVSKYDKGTIKDFYLANNNAGRGNMMSPISSRSMIDDVSNAGTQNQEQPPQVPVKDVVSPITSPTFSHASSEMVRKPVPQPEHPIEARSEQPVSEPVQAPAPVLAQEPTREDVLEPVQESAPEPTRPVSPLSPVPPPKDDEPAHDVSREDMVSPTPSSPENKKKKKLQKTEKDNRGFRKLFRKNRSSKVPEDAATNVHAFLRQNQATPEPAQQAPTPADTPEPAAPIQRVPVPQPDEADIPTPTPAAEFVTPMEEPVQRVDTPQKNPEIVEPIMDQSQIPIGAKNSPAQNSVPHFNQGPLQDQPAFAPDSDDENDATPPPIPRSPRHSPQIGGPSQAEEKLSHSAGPGVQDRWAQIRKNAAERAAGRPDEQLRPGYSHSNRTGDGDDDTSGEETIESRVARIKARVAELTNNMEGSNGPQAPGPRY from the exons ATGGCAGGTCTTTTTTCTCGCCTCAAAGGCAAAGATGGCAAATCCAAGAAGAAAGGCGCAAACGATCTTGAGCAACAACCAACAAAACCACAGTGGACAGATGCTTGGACACGTACATATGTTGAGCCCGAAGAGGTTCACGAGCTGATCCGGTGTTGTACGGATGAGCTTAAAGCACGAG GCCTTGACCACCCATTCCTCTTGCTGCCATACCGCCCGACCTCCGATCCCAGTGCGGTGCGCTCATTCATTCGACATTTCTTCGAGTCACATGCCAGCTTGCGAGGAGAACAATTGTCCCAGGAACTGCGCATGACGGAACCCATG GTGGTTTCTGGTGTAGCAAAATGGTGCTGGAGTCGCCTTCAAGGAGGTATTGTTGGCTGGGATGCATATGAACTTTTCAAGGTGGGAGAATTTG ACTCAAACATGGCCCGAGACTCTTTCAAGACCTTCATTCCTATTAGTGTCGAAAACGGTGCCCGTCAACGCATTATTTTCGATTTCTTCGATCTTCTAGCCGCTGTTGCGGCCCACGGAAAGTCCAACGGTCTTGGTGGACGAAAGCTTTCGCGAATGGCTGCATGGTGGACATTTGAGCAAAAAGATACCAAAAAGGGATTCGAAGGAGGATACGAAGCCTGGCTTCG TGCTGCCGATGCGACAAGCCATATGTTCTTCGCTTTCTTAAGATCGCTCTCGCCCGAACAAAACGTCACTGGTATCACTATGCTGCCCCGATCCCTCCAGAAGCTTCTCCAAGAAACCGAGTATCCTCCTCAGCGACCCTCACTTATGATGACAACGACATACAAGGTTGTCATGATCGTCGATACTGTATCGCCAACCCCTTTTGCTCTCCTGCGAAGAGCCAACCACTTCCAATATCGTGATGAAGACCGCGCGCTGCGAGAATTCTCTGAATTTGACGACCCCGTGCAGGCTTTGACGGACGAATGTCGCCGTGTTCTTAAGGCCATTGCTGGTGCGAATCAGTCCCAGGCTTCAAGCTCCAAGCATTCGACAAGCTTACGGGATGCATCCTGGTCTAGATTTGAAGATATCGGCTTTTCTTCTACCCTggatgaggacgacgacgacgacgatagcGCCTTGGCCTACAAACGGCAGCCGCCAGCTCTGCGAAGAACACCTGCCTCAGGCAATGGACTGGACCGACCGACAACACCATCGTGGGCTGATTTCCTCTCTTCGGGTTTTGTCGATGAGAACCAGGGTACACGGCAAAACTTGCTTCTCCCCCCCGACAAAGTTCTGCCTCCCCTTGAAACACAAAGACAACACAGTTCGCAGTCCCATCGACCTCGACTTGAGCACGACCACTCCCTCGAGCCTGGTGAGCTTGCGAGCATTGCAACACTCTCACTCGACGATTCGTTCTGGTGGGTTTGGATGGCTAGTCTTGCCCCCGAAGAAACTGCGGAGCGTAAGTCGGCCTTTGGTCGATGCGCTGTTATTGAGACCAAGATCAGCACTGGCCGTTGGCTGGTAATGGAGGAAATGGTGGCTGGTGCTGCACCAGAGCCCCAGGAAGGTGCCTACATTGCAGAGAAGAAGGGTTTCTTCAGCTGGACTAAGCGTGGAAAGGGGCTCAATCGACGAAAGTCGACGGCCAACAAATCAGTTGACAACATCGGCCAGGGCGCCAGCAAGGCTAGTATTGGCCCCGACACCCATGCACGAATTCAGGCCAAGGCTGCTCAGCTGCGTGCTCAAGAGCAACAGGAAAAGAAATTGGCCTCTCAACCATTGTACCAGCGCCGCGGCCGAACAGATGCTGAGCTGATGGCGGAAAAGACTAACAGTGTTCTAACCCTTCAGCCCACCATCATCGGCGAGGCTTCGTCGGCATTGAAGTGGGTGTCTAAATACGACAAAGGAACGATTAAGGATTTCTATTTGGCCAACAACAATGCGGGTCGTGGAAATATGATGTCGCCAATTTCTTCCCGGAGTATGATCGACGATGTTTCCAACGCTGGCACACAGAACCAGGAACAGCCCCCTCAGGTGCCCGTTAAGGACGTGGTGTCGCCTATCACCTCCCCTACCTTCTCCCATGCCTCCAGCGAAATGGTTAGGAAACCAGTACCCCAGCCGGAGCATCCCATTGAAGCCCGATCGGAACAACCTGTATCAGAGCCTGTACAGGCACCAGCCCCAGTCCTTGCCCAAGAGCCTACCCGTGAAGACGTCTTGGAGCCTGTGCAAGAGTCTGCGCCTGAACCAACACGGCCTGTCAGCCCTCTTAGCCCTGTACCACCTCCTAAAGACGATGAACCCGCTCATGATGTTTCTCGTGAAGACATGGTCTCGCCCACTCCATCAAGCCctgagaacaagaagaagaagaaacttCAAAAAACAGAAAAGGACAACCGTGGTTTCCGCAAGCTCTTCCGTAAGAACAGAAGCTCCAAGGTGCCTGAGGATGCTGCTACCAATGTTCATGCCTTCCTTCGCCAAAACCAAGCGACACCAGAACCGGCCCAGCAGGCTCCTACACCAGCAGACACACCAGAACCCGCGGCTCCTATCCAGCGTGTTCCCGTCCCCCAGCCTGATGAGGCTGACATTCCTACCCCTACACCCGCCGCTGAGTTTGTGACTCCTATGGAGGAGCCTGTCCAGCGTGTTGATACACCTCAGAAGAACCCTGAAATCGTTGAGCCTATCATGGACCAGTCACAAATTCCCATTGGTGCTAAGAACTCACCTGCTCAGAACTCGGTCCCTCATTTCAACCAGGGTCCCCTTCAAGACCAGCCAGCCTTCGCACCCGACTCTGACGACGAGAACGATGCCACGCCTCCCCCTATTCCACGATCACCTCGCCACTCTCCTCAGATTGGAGGTCCATCTCAGGCTGAGGAGAAACTGAGCCACAGTGCAGGCCCAGGTGTTCAGGATCGATGGGCCCAGATCCGAAAGAACGCTGCCGAGAGAGCTGCTGGACGCCCTGATGAGCAATTGCGACCAGGCTACAGCCACAGCAACAGAACTggagatggtgatgatgataccAGCGGAGAAGAGA CCATTGAATCTCGTGTTGCCCGTATCAAGGCTCGTGTAGCCGAGTTGACGAACAACATGGAGGGCTCAAATGGACCTCAAGCCCCCGGTCCTCGTTACTAA
- a CDS encoding hypothetical protein (BUSCO:38038at5125), whose translation MSALKRKAGASAGNDSKKSKADGNIASFFAAAPKPAAGTASASASASASAPAAKFDKTKWVESLKPEQKELLQLEIDTLDESWLGHLKDELVSKEFLDLKRFIDREITSGRKVFPPRDDIYSWSRHTPFSNVKVVIVGQDPYHNDNQAHGLAFSVRPPTPAPPSLKNMYIALKKDYPTFEPPPNRGGLLTPWAERGVLMLNTCLTVRAHEANSHSNRGWERLTQKVIDIIAQKRTRGVVFMAWGTPAGKRVQKIDRVKHLVLQSVHPSPLSASRGFFDCNHFKKANDWLVSRYGPDGEIDWALGPGSSTKTPVKESDANEAKVAEKKAEAIEKSKPEAVKKVEEDKENDVDFDEDEEALEEALRLAEEEEKEKKK comes from the exons ATGTCAGCGCTCAAACGCAAGGCCGGTGCCTCTGCAGGcaacgactcgaaaaagTCCAAAGCAGATGGTAATATCGCTTCCTTTTTTGCTGCAGCACCCAAGCCTGCTGCTGGGACTGCCTCTGCCTCTGCCTCTGCCTCTGCTTCTGCACCAGCCGCCAAGTTTGACAAGACCAAATGGGTGGAGTCTCTAAAGCCAGAGCAGAAAGAGCTTTTGCAGCTCGAAATCGATACCCTTGACGAAAGCTGGTTGGGGCATCTCAAGGATGAACTTGTTTCCAAAGAATTTCTTGACCTGAAACGGTTCATCGACAGGGAGATCACCTCTGGTCGCAAAGTGTTTCCTCCTAGGGATGATATCTACTCATG GTCCCGCCATACTCCCTTCAGCAATGTCAAAGTCGTCATCGTTGGCCAAGATCCTTACCACAATGACAACCAAGCTCACGGACTGGCGTTCTCGGTTCGGCCCCCGACTCCCGCGCCACCCTCTCTCAAGAACATGTACATTGCTCTCAAGAAGGACTATCCCACTTTCGAGCCACCGCCAAACCGCGGAGGTCTCCTCACACCCTGGGCAGAACGTGGTGTCCTCATGTTGAACACTTGCCTTACAGTCCGAGCTCACGAGGCCAACTCCCACTCTAACAGAGGTTGGGAAAGGCTTACACAAAAGGTCATCGATATAATTGCCCAGAAAAGGACGAGGGGCGTGGTGTTCATGGCTTGGGGAACACCGGCTGGTAAGCGAGTGCAAAAGATCGACCGCGTCAAGCATCTCGTGCTGCAGAGCGTCCATCCCAGTCCTCTCAGCGCATCCCGTGGTTTCTTCGACTGCAATCATTTCAAGAAGGCCAACGACTGGCTCGTATCGCGATACGGACCCGATGGAGAGATCGACTGGGCGCTGGGACCTGGCTCATCTACCAAGACCCCTGTCAAGGAGTCCGATGCTAACGAGGCCAAGgtggctgagaagaaggccgaggcTATTGAGAAGTCCAAGCCCGAGGCTGTCAAGAAGGTCGAGGAAGACAAGGAAAACGATGTTGACttcgacgaggatgaggaggccTTAGAAGAGGCCCTCAGGTTagccgaggaagaggagaaagaaaagaaaaagtaa
- a CDS encoding hypothetical protein (TransMembrane:3 (i270-296o302-332i444-465o)~BUSCO:13030at5125), giving the protein MAPTCSDPRQIVITLNPARRQALLKLVDEITSYMIDQLQASDEELGPVLSTPRDESGPSTPRDEGRSSTPKNDDFYKRAQEQEQQPNKPSAQALRIQKAAIKHMKGWKNEFMPKLEEIVRVKDDYKIQDERRKHQEAAEKKRLDTPEEGENLISFGEGKVDKSADIASLQSLYHPIPTRLTTIPAADRREAVSCILLLLLSTGKYSAHTRALALYLASSLELPQTFIIKEEMEIAKTLLESSKDQDKQQEVMSAEAEASKRREENKFSRFWKVGLASVAGAAVIGVTGGLAAPLVAGAVGSILGGVGLGGVASFLGIFWMNGALVGALFGAYGGKMTGEMMDKYAKEIEDFCFIPLKGVWGEIFNAEQDQAQAQERRLRVTIGINGWLRDEDDVTKPWRVLGDDSEVFALRYEMKSLISLGHALRTMVESFAWKKVKMEILKRTVFATLLAALWPIQLLAVASNVDNPFGHAHNRSRKAGQLLADALINKVQGERPVTLIGYSLGATAIHACLQSLAERQAFGLIDSVVIIGAPAPSAPPHWRTLRTVVSGKIFNVYSENDLILGFVYRAHSLSMGVSGLQNIQDVDGIQNLDLSDTVSGHLRYPDLIGEILNKCGFVGIKATSEIEKDELILMKDRHAEGELIDFEGSVLEGQEKPQSPSQEQIERDLHGLNISPPALVSPSQPPGQEQRQKASDSENPPLPQRPVAQDKEEVPELPRRPVASKKQPGEGADESTPPLPRRPTEPQHEDRPAIPRRPVGAGQEQNPPLPRRLESSHDTHQQRPLTPDSNVTDDEEYTHIAMVSYDSDHSTK; this is encoded by the exons ATGGCGCCAACATGCTCGGACCCTCGCCAAATCGTTATCACTCTCAACCCCGCACGGCGTCAAGCCCTGTTGAAACTCGTTGATGAGATCACCTCTTACATGATAGATCAACTCCAGGCATCTGACGAAGAGCTTGGCCCTGTTCTTTCGACCCCTCGGGATGAAAGTGGACCTTCGACACCCAGAGATGAAGGCAGATCGTCAACACCAAAGAATGACGACTTCTACAAGCGTGctcaagagcaagagcaaCAGCCAAATAAGCCATCCGCACAGGCCCTGCGCATCCAAAAGGCCGCCATCAAGCATATGAAGGGATGGAAAAACGAGTTCATGCCGAAACTTGAAGAGATTGTTCGTGTCAAGGATGACTACAAGATTCAAGACGAGAGACGCAAACACCAAGAAGCTGCCGAAAAGAAGAGGCTTGATACACCAGAGGAGGGTGAGAATCTCATCAGTTTCGGGGAAGGAAAGGTCGACAAATCTGCAGATATTGCTTCTCTCCAGTCCTTGTATCACCCGATCCCGACAAGATTGACTACCATCCCCGCTGCTGATAGGCGGGAGGCCGTCTCATGCATCTTGCTGCTCCTTCTGTCTACGGGAAAGTATTCTGCCCATACCCGAGCACTGGCGCTGTACCTTGCTTCATCTCTGGAGCTTCCCCAGACTTTTATCATCAAGGAAGAGATGGAAATTGCAAAGACTCTTTTGGAATCCTCCAAGGACCAAGACAAGCAGCAGGAAGTCATGTCTGCCGAAGCCGAAGCATCTAAACGCCGAGAGGAGAACAAGTTTAGTAGATTCTGGAAAGTAGGCCTCGCATCTGTCGCTGGAGCAGCTGTTATAGGTGTCACCGGAGGGCTGGCAGCTCCGTTAGTTGCAGGCGCCGTTGGTAGCATCCTTGGTGGTGTAGGTCTAGGAGGTGTCGCGAGCTTCCTGGGTATCTTTTGGATGAACGGTGCCCTTGTGGGTGCTTTGTTCGGTGCTTACGGTGGAAAAATGACG GGTGAAATGATGGATAAATATGCCAAGGAGATTGAAGACTTTTGCTTTATACCTCTCAAGGGAGTATGGGGCGAGATCTTCAACGCTGAACAGGatcaagcacaagcacaagagCGGCGTCTTAGAGTTACGATTGGAATCAACGGCTGGCTAcgcgacgaggatgatgtaACGAAACCCTGGCGTGTTCTCGGTGACGATTCTGAGGTATTTGCCCTGCGTTACGAAATGAAGTCTCTCATCTCTCTTGGACATGCGCTTCGAACTATGGTCGAATCTTTCGCTTGGAAGAAGGTCAAGATGGAGATATTGAAGCGTACCGTGTTTGCTACACTTCTTGCTGCACTTTGGCCTATTCAGCTGCTCGCCGTCGCATCCAACGTCGACAACCCCTTTGGCCATGCGCATAATCGATCTCGAAAGGCAGGGCAGCTACTTGCTGATGCTCTTATCAACAAGGTCCAAGGAGAGCGCCCTGTAACACTAATTGGATACTCTCTAGGCGCCACAGCGATCCATGCTTGTTTACAGTCTCTTGCCGAGCGGCAAGCCTTCGGTCTTATTGACTCTGTTGTCATCATTGGCGCTCCTGCTCCCTCTGCACCCCCTCACTGGCGTACCCTTCGCACCGTTGTCTCAGGAAAGATTTTCAACGTATACTCGGAGAATGACTTGATACTTGGCTTCGTGTATCGCGCTCATAGCCTCTCCATGGGTGTTTCTGGCTTGCAGAACATCCAAGATGTCGACGGTATTCAGAACCTTGACCTGAGCGACACAGTTAGCGGACATCTTCGATACCCCGATCTTATTGGCGAAATCCTCAACAAGTGCGGTTTTGTTGGCATCAAGGCTACTTCGGAAATTGAAAAGGATGAGCTTATTCTTATGAAGGACCGTCATGCCGAGGGAGAGTTGATTGATTTCGAAGGAAGTGTATTGGAGGGACAAGAAAAGCCTCAGTCACCCAGCCAAGAGCAGATCGAACGGGATCTCCATGGGCTCAACATTTCTCCTCCGGCTCTCGTCTCGCCTTCACAGCCTCCAGGTCAAGAACAGCGACAGAAGGCGTCTGATTCTGAAAATCCACCCCTTCCCCAACGGCCTGTCGCCCAGGATAAAGAAGAAGTACCAGAACTTCCTCGTCGCCCTGTAGCAAGCAAAAAGCAACCAGGAGAAGGAGCTGATGAATCCACGCCACCGTTACCTCGACGCCCTACCGAACCTCAGCATGAAGACAGACCCGCCATTCCTCGCCGACCTGTCGGAGCTGGCCAGGAGCAAAACCCTCCTCTGCCCAGACGACTTGAATCCTCGCACGATACACATCAGCAACGACCCTTGACACCTGATTCGAATGTCACTGATGACGAAGAGTATACTCATATTGCCATGGTCAGCTATGATAGTGACCACAGTACGAAATAA
- a CDS encoding hypothetical protein (BUSCO:55766at5125), with product MDAHALLSSQGWRGTGHSLHKTDDSIGLAKPLLLNRKDNTKGLGQKQHFTSDQWWMNAFDEQLKGIDTSKKGKVVQTLTTGKLNVIDKNLGKYSVYSTFVRGGFLEGTIDRLKLNDSSAESSDTDSSDQKDSSKSDKDKPRKETKEEKRVRKEEKKKRKEERAVKRAAKAARRELKKSKKYSKSSKSSAESSDADEEKRRRRAKKEEKRRQRAKEAGK from the coding sequence atggACGCACATGCGCTGCTATCCTCCCAAGGTTGGAGGGGTACCGGCCACTCCCTCCACAAGACCGACGACTCGATCGGACTCGCGAAACCTCTACTCTTGAATCGCAAAGACAATACCAAAGGTCTGGGCCAAAAACAACACTTCACCAGTGACCAATGGTGGATGAATGCTTTCGACGAGCAACTTAAAGGCATCGACACTTCCAAAAAGGGAAAGGTGGTACAGACTCTCACAACCGGCAAGCTCAACGTTATCGACAAGAACCTCGGAAAATATTCTGTCTACTCAACTTTCGTCCGAGGCGGGTTCCTCGAAGGAACAATAGACAGACTAAAACTCAATGACTCAAGCGCAGAGTCATCGGATACGGATTCCAGCGATCAGAAGGACTCGAGTAAATCCGACAAGGACAAGCCTCGAAAAGAGaccaaggaagaaaagagagtacgaaaagaagagaagaagaagcgcaaaGAGGAGCGTGCAGTAAAGAGAGCCGCGAAGGCTGCGCGCCGAGAGTTGAAGAAGTCAAAGAAATATTCCAAATCGTCAAAGTCATCAGCCGAATCAAGCGACGCAGACGAGGAGAAGCGGAGGCGACGggcaaagaaagaagaaaagagaaggcAAAGAGCAAAGGAAGCTGGAAAATAG
- the RGT1 gene encoding Glucose-responsive transcription factor (BUSCO:39698at5125), producing MANSKFEYVRNFETTDALMPNTWIVVRIDGRGFTKMCAKYAFEKPNDRRALDLMNTAAKAVVTELPDITIAYGVSDEYSFVFHKACTLFERRASKLVSTVVSTFTANYVYSWSTHFPDTPLSPPLPSFDGRAVCYPSVQNLRDYMSWRQVDCHINNLYNTSFWSLIQVKGLDNKEAERRLAGTYAADKNEILFSECSINYNNEPEIYKKGSVIFRDYELVDPSSHNITQTIDSQAEPTQQSKTQKEKDKKSRAKARVVVEHVDIIKDDFWDRRPWLLSNKPGKIPKQT from the exons ATGGCGAACTCCAA ATTCGAGTATGTCCGTAATTTCGAGACGACAGATGCTTTAATGCCCAACACATGGATTGTGGTTCGCATCGATGGCAGGGGCTTCACCAA AATGTGTGCAAAGTATGCATTTGAGAAGCCAAATGATCGTCGAGCCTTGGACCTCATGAACACCGCTGCCAAAGCAGTTGTGACTGAACTACCAGACATCACTATTGCATATGGCGTCAGTGATGAGTATAG TTTCGTTTTTCACAAAGCATGCACTTTGTTTGAGCGAAGAGCCAG TAAACTTGTCAGCACCGTTGTGTCTACCTTCACAGCCAACTACGTATACTCTTGGTCCACTCACTTCCCAGATACTCCTTTGTCTCCTCCGCTGCCGTCATTTGATGGAAGAGCAGTGTGTTACCCCAGTGTGCAAAATCTCCGCGATTACATGAGCTGGCGGCAAGTTGACT GTCACATCAACAATCTTTACAACACTAGTTTCTGGTCATTGATTCAAGTCAAGGGCCTTGACAACAAGGAGGCTGAAAGGAGGCTTGCT GGAACATACGCAGCAGACAAGAACGAAATTCTCTTCTCGGAGTGCTCCATAAACTACAACAATGAGCCTGAGATTTACAAGAAGGGTAGCGTCATCTTCCGCGAT TACGAACTCGTTGACCCAAGCTCTCATAATATCACACAAACCATCGACTCCCAGGCAGAGCCGACTCAACAATCCAAGACACaaaaggagaaggacaagaagagTCGCGCAAAGGCTCGCGTGGTTGTTGAGCACGTGGACATTATCAAGGACGATTTCTGGGATCGAAGACCATGGCTTCTTTCAAACAAGCCAGGAAAGATTCCGAAACAGACGTAA
- a CDS encoding hypothetical protein (BUSCO:22088at5125): MNLLLSDDYLLQDYPENITNTIRSGHATTLRFNRQGDYLASGRVDGTVVVWDLDTMGVAIKLRGHNKSITFLSWSRCGQYLLTTCQGWKAILWDLQDGKRLREVRFRAPVYMAELHPWNHLQFVAALFEEQPVLVDITNPVDVKHILPSAPKRPNTDDSALREKQAKEDAKQMTTCAVWSTTGDHILAGTNKGKLNIVDAKTYEIIYSDKICSGVITTMRMTVSGRELLVNSQDRIIRTLRVPNLLAENLDLDTLQVPLEHKFQDVVNRLSWNHVTFSATGEYVAASTYNNHELYVWERNHGSLVCMLKDPKEEQGVIEWHPTRALLAACGLETGRIYIWSVVSPQKWSALAPDFAEVEENVEYIEREDEFDIYAQEEIHRRRLDAEDEEVDVLTVDPSKTLDEGESFRMPILFNLGESDSEDEFIAVSTGTMRRRSPGEGQSDLEEKPPVKKSTASRRGRKR; the protein is encoded by the exons ATGAATCTGTTACTTTCAGACGATTATCTCCTCCAGGATTACCCCGAGAACATCACGAATACCATCCGGTCGGGACATGCGACAACATTGCGCTTCAACCGCCAGGGAGATTACCTAGCATCCGGCCGAGTCGATGGAACAGTTGTAGTGTGGGATCTTGATACTATGGGGGTAGCCATAAAACTGAGAGGTCACAATAAAAGCATCACATTTCTGAGCTGGTCGCGATGTGGACAGTATCTTCTCACAACCTGCCAAGGGTGGAAAGCTATCCTATGGGACCTCCAAGATGGCAAACGCCTGCGCGAGGTTCGCTTTCGCGCGCCTGTATATATGGCTGAGCTCCATCCGTGGAATCA CCTTCAATTCGTCGCAGCACTCTTTGAAGAGCAGCCCGTCCTCGTTGACATTACCAACCCCGTCGATGTAAAACACATCTTACCATCCGCACCGAAGCGACCGAATACAGATGACTCTGCGTTACGCGAGAAGCAAGCAAAGGAAGACGCCAAACAGATGACAACCTGTGCGGTCTGGAGCACAACTGGAGATCACATCCTTGCTGGCACGAACAAAGGAAAACTAAATATTGTCGACGCAAAAACCTACGAAATTATATACTCTGACAAGATATGTTCGGGAGTCATCACGACCATGAGAATGACAGTGTCGGGCCGCGAGCTTCTTGTTAATTCCCAAGACAGGATTATTCGCACACTCCGCGTGCCTAACTTGCTAGCGGAAAACCTCGACCTCGACACGTTACAAGTACCATTGGAGCACAAATTTCAGGATGTCGTCAACAGATTATCATGGAACCATGTCACATTTAGTGCTACTGGTGAATACGTAGCAGCCTCGACGTATAACAACCACGAGCTGTACGTCTGGGAGCGTAACCACGGTAGTCTCGTATGCATGCTCAAGGACCCaaaagaagagcaaggagTGATAGAGTGGCACCCAACCCGTGCGCTCTTGGCCGCTTGTGGTTTGGAAACCGGTCGTATATACATATGGTCCGTGGTGAGCCCGCAAAAATGGTCGGCTTTGGCACCGGATTTTGCTGAAGTGGAAGAGAATGTCGAGTACATCGAGCGGGAGGACGAGTTTGATATTTACGCGCAAGAAGAAATCCACAGACGGCGACTGGATGCAGAGGACGAAGAAGTGGACGTCTTGACGGTCGATCCATCCAAGACTCTGGACGAAGGCGAAAGCTTCCGGATGCCGATTCTGTTTAATCTCGGCGAGAGTGATAGTGAAGATGAATTCATCGCTGTATCCACTGGTACCATGAGACGTAGGAGTCCTGGGGAGGGTCAAAGTGATTTGGAGGAGAAACCACCCGTCAAGAAAAGCACGGCCAGCAGAAGAGGGCGGAAACGTTAG